A genomic segment from Bradyrhizobium diazoefficiens USDA 110 encodes:
- a CDS encoding efflux RND transporter permease subunit translates to MIALVRIALSRPYTFVVLALLLLIIGPLAALRTPTDIFPDIRIPVIGVVWQYTGLPPDQMSGRITTPFQRALTTTVNDIEHIVANSYNGFGIIKIFFQPNVDIRTANAQVTAISQTLLKQMPPGATPPLILNYSASTVPIIQVALSGDGLTEQNLADIGINNLRTPLVTVPGAAIPYPFGGKQRQVQIDLDPTALQARGLSGQDVANALAAQNLITPVGTQKIGTFEYNIQLNNSPLKIDELGNLPIKTVNGAMVYVRDVATVRDGNPPQTNIVHVDGNRSVLMMVLKAGATSTLDIIAGIKQKVIEVKDQLPDALKIGFIGDQSVFVRGAIEGVAFEGVIAALLTSVMILLFLGSWRSTIIIAVSIPLSVLGAIIMLSAIGETLNIMTLGGLALAVGILVDDATVTIENINYHLEQGKPVEQSILDGANQIVTPAFVSLLCICIVFVPMFFLTGVARFLFVPMAEAVMFAMIWSFILSRTLVPTMANYLLKAHVHHEGEPPKSRNPLVWFQRGFEKRFERIRGGYHDFLGLALAHRAVFVIGFLCVVGASFALVPFLGRNFFPAVDAGNILMHVRTQVGTRVEETANQLADVQKAVRKLIPGEIETMTDNIGMPISGINMTYNNTGVIGPQDGDIQIKLREGHKPTEEHVKVLREQLPRLFPGVSFAFLPADIVSQILNFGAPAPIDLQIRGANISANFAYANNLLAKVRKIPGVADARIQQSPNNPTFNIDVDRTRAQYVGLTERDVTNSLVVNLAGSSQVAPTYYLNPDNGVSYSIVMQTPQYQIDSLGALQTLPITATGNAQSPILGGIADIKRSTSSAVVSQYDIQSMVQIFATTSGRDLGAVAADIRQVIADTAKEVPKGSSVVLLGQVQTMNSAFTGLLFGLLGAVVLIYFLIVVNFQSWSDPFVIITALPAALAGIVWMLFMTETTLSVPALTGAIMCMGVATANSVLVISFARERYAELGDPVAAALEAGFVRFRPVLMTALAMIIGMAPMALGLGEGGEQNAPLGRAVIGGLIFATFATLMFVPVVFSMVHKKQGAEAAAPLETPHVAH, encoded by the coding sequence ATGATTGCTCTGGTCCGTATTGCCCTGAGCCGACCCTATACGTTTGTCGTGCTCGCGCTCCTGCTCCTGATCATCGGACCGCTGGCGGCCCTGCGGACGCCGACCGACATCTTCCCCGACATCCGCATTCCCGTGATCGGCGTGGTCTGGCAGTACACCGGCCTGCCGCCCGACCAGATGTCCGGCCGCATCACGACGCCGTTCCAGCGTGCGCTGACGACGACGGTCAACGACATCGAGCATATCGTCGCCAACTCCTATAACGGCTTTGGCATCATCAAGATCTTCTTCCAGCCGAACGTCGACATCCGCACTGCCAACGCACAGGTCACAGCGATCTCGCAGACGTTGCTCAAGCAGATGCCGCCGGGCGCGACGCCGCCCTTGATCCTGAACTACTCCGCCTCGACCGTGCCAATCATCCAGGTGGCCTTGTCGGGCGACGGCCTGACCGAGCAGAACCTCGCCGATATCGGCATTAACAATCTGCGCACCCCGCTGGTCACCGTGCCTGGTGCGGCGATTCCGTATCCGTTCGGCGGCAAGCAGCGCCAGGTCCAGATCGACCTCGATCCGACCGCGCTCCAGGCCCGCGGCCTGTCCGGCCAGGACGTCGCCAACGCGCTGGCCGCCCAGAACCTGATCACGCCGGTCGGCACCCAGAAGATCGGCACCTTCGAATACAACATCCAGCTCAACAACTCGCCGCTGAAAATCGACGAGCTCGGCAACCTCCCGATCAAGACCGTCAACGGCGCGATGGTCTATGTGCGCGATGTCGCGACCGTCCGCGACGGCAATCCGCCGCAGACCAACATCGTTCATGTTGACGGCAATCGCTCGGTGCTGATGATGGTGCTGAAGGCGGGCGCGACCTCGACGCTCGATATCATCGCCGGCATCAAGCAGAAGGTGATCGAGGTCAAGGACCAGCTCCCGGACGCGCTGAAGATCGGCTTCATCGGCGACCAGTCGGTGTTCGTTCGCGGCGCGATCGAGGGCGTCGCCTTCGAGGGCGTGATCGCGGCGCTGCTGACCAGCGTCATGATCCTGCTGTTCCTCGGCAGCTGGCGCTCGACCATCATCATCGCGGTCTCGATCCCGCTGTCGGTGCTGGGCGCCATCATCATGCTCTCGGCGATCGGCGAGACGCTGAACATCATGACGCTCGGCGGTCTCGCGCTCGCCGTCGGCATCCTCGTCGACGACGCCACCGTGACCATCGAGAACATCAACTACCATCTGGAGCAGGGCAAGCCGGTCGAGCAGTCGATCCTCGACGGCGCCAACCAGATCGTCACGCCGGCCTTCGTCTCGCTGCTCTGTATCTGCATCGTGTTCGTGCCGATGTTCTTCCTCACCGGTGTCGCGCGCTTCCTGTTCGTGCCGATGGCCGAAGCGGTGATGTTCGCGATGATCTGGTCGTTCATCCTGTCGCGCACGCTGGTGCCGACCATGGCGAACTATCTGCTTAAGGCGCACGTCCATCACGAAGGCGAGCCGCCGAAGTCGCGCAATCCGCTGGTCTGGTTCCAGCGCGGGTTCGAGAAGCGTTTCGAACGCATTCGCGGCGGCTACCATGATTTCCTTGGGCTGGCGCTGGCGCATCGCGCGGTGTTCGTGATCGGCTTCCTCTGCGTGGTCGGCGCGTCCTTTGCGCTGGTGCCGTTCCTCGGGCGCAACTTCTTCCCCGCGGTCGATGCTGGCAACATCCTGATGCATGTCCGCACCCAGGTCGGCACCCGCGTCGAGGAGACCGCGAACCAACTCGCTGACGTGCAGAAGGCCGTGCGCAAGCTGATCCCGGGTGAGATCGAGACCATGACCGACAACATCGGCATGCCGATCTCCGGCATCAACATGACCTACAACAACACCGGCGTGATCGGCCCGCAGGACGGCGACATCCAGATCAAGCTGAGGGAAGGCCACAAGCCGACCGAAGAGCACGTCAAGGTGCTGCGCGAGCAGCTGCCGCGGCTCTTCCCCGGCGTCAGCTTCGCGTTCCTGCCGGCCGATATCGTCAGCCAGATCCTGAACTTCGGTGCGCCGGCGCCGATCGACCTTCAGATCCGCGGCGCCAATATCAGTGCCAACTTCGCTTACGCCAACAATCTGCTGGCCAAGGTCCGCAAGATTCCCGGCGTTGCCGATGCGCGCATCCAGCAATCGCCGAACAACCCGACTTTCAATATCGATGTCGACCGTACCCGTGCGCAATATGTCGGCCTGACCGAGCGCGACGTCACCAACAGTCTCGTGGTCAATCTTGCCGGTTCCTCGCAGGTGGCGCCGACCTACTACCTCAATCCGGATAACGGTGTGTCCTATTCGATCGTGATGCAGACGCCGCAATACCAGATCGACTCGCTCGGCGCGCTGCAGACGCTGCCGATCACCGCCACCGGCAACGCGCAGTCGCCGATCCTCGGCGGCATCGCCGACATCAAGCGCTCGACGTCGAGCGCGGTGGTGTCGCAATACGACATCCAGTCGATGGTGCAGATCTTCGCTACGACCTCGGGCCGCGATCTCGGCGCGGTTGCCGCCGACATCCGCCAGGTGATCGCCGACACCGCGAAGGAGGTGCCGAAGGGATCTTCCGTCGTGCTGCTCGGCCAGGTGCAGACCATGAACAGCGCCTTCACCGGCCTGCTGTTCGGCCTGCTTGGCGCCGTCGTGCTGATCTACTTCCTGATCGTCGTGAATTTCCAGTCCTGGTCCGACCCGTTCGTGATCATCACGGCGCTGCCGGCCGCGCTCGCCGGCATCGTGTGGATGCTGTTCATGACCGAGACCACGCTGTCGGTCCCGGCGCTCACCGGCGCCATCATGTGCATGGGCGTTGCCACCGCCAACAGCGTGCTCGTGATCTCCTTTGCGCGCGAGCGCTACGCGGAGCTCGGCGATCCCGTTGCGGCTGCGCTCGAAGCCGGCTTCGTCCGGTTCCGCCCGGTGCTGATGACCGCGCTCGCCATGATCATCGGCATGGCGCCGATGGCCTTGGGGCTCGGCGAGGGCGGCGAGCAGAATGCGCCGCTCGGCCGCGCCGTGATCGGCGGCCTGATCTTTGCAACCTTCGCCACGCTGATGTTTGTTCCCGTGGTGTTCAGCATGGTACACAAGAAACAAGGCGCCGAAGCCGCCGCCCCCTTGGAGACTCCGCATGTCGCCCACTGA
- a CDS encoding efflux RND transporter periplasmic adaptor subunit: MSPTESRSPVSHRKLGIFGVVALIAAGLVVGTGIRAREEQGSKLKEWTDDQAVPSVAVTQPNAKALNATLDLPGRLEAYYRAPIFARVSGYLKSWSADMGARVKAGQVIAEIEAPDLDQQLLQARADLASQQASARLSEATLNRRKTLVASNFVSAQEIDERTADLSNKNAAVHSGQANVERLEALAGYKKITVPFDGVVTARDTDVGALINAGGGSGPAMFVVSDITKLRVYVNVPQNYVPAIKIGAKAIIALPEYPNRTFQATVEASSQAVDVASGTTRMQLGLDNSSGELMPGGYASVKLSLQRDSAPLSIPASALIFNGSGLRVATVGADDKVLFKAVTIARDLGKEIELASGISPDDRVITAPPDGLSDGDQVRVVGAGAKGKPATASEKQAPKG, translated from the coding sequence ATGTCGCCCACTGAATCCCGTTCCCCGGTGTCGCACCGGAAACTGGGCATCTTCGGCGTGGTGGCGCTGATTGCGGCAGGCCTTGTCGTCGGCACCGGCATCCGCGCGCGCGAGGAGCAGGGCTCCAAGTTGAAGGAATGGACCGATGATCAGGCCGTTCCCAGCGTCGCGGTGACCCAGCCTAACGCCAAGGCGCTCAACGCCACCCTCGATCTGCCGGGCCGGTTGGAAGCCTACTACCGTGCCCCGATCTTCGCGCGCGTGTCGGGTTACCTGAAGAGCTGGAGCGCCGACATGGGGGCCCGCGTCAAGGCCGGGCAGGTGATTGCCGAGATCGAGGCGCCCGACCTAGACCAGCAGCTCTTGCAAGCCCGCGCCGACCTCGCCAGCCAGCAGGCCAGCGCAAGGCTGTCGGAGGCAACGCTGAACAGGCGCAAGACGCTGGTCGCCTCCAACTTCGTCTCTGCGCAGGAGATCGACGAGCGCACCGCCGACCTCTCCAACAAGAACGCCGCGGTGCATTCGGGGCAGGCCAATGTCGAGCGGCTGGAGGCGCTGGCCGGCTACAAGAAGATCACCGTTCCGTTCGACGGCGTGGTCACGGCGCGCGATACCGACGTCGGTGCGCTGATCAATGCCGGCGGCGGCTCGGGCCCGGCGATGTTCGTGGTCTCGGACATCACCAAGCTGCGCGTCTATGTCAACGTGCCCCAGAATTACGTGCCGGCCATCAAGATCGGCGCCAAGGCCATCATCGCGCTACCGGAGTATCCGAACCGGACCTTCCAGGCGACGGTGGAAGCGTCTTCGCAGGCCGTCGACGTTGCCTCCGGCACCACGCGCATGCAGCTTGGCCTGGACAATTCCTCGGGCGAACTAATGCCCGGCGGCTATGCCAGCGTGAAGTTGAGCCTCCAGCGCGACTCCGCGCCGCTCAGCATTCCCGCCAGCGCGCTGATCTTCAACGGCAGCGGCCTGCGTGTCGCGACCGTCGGTGCGGACGACAAGGTGCTGTTCAAGGCCGTGACGATCGCGCGCGATCTTGGCAAGGAAATCGAGCTCGCATCAGGCATCTCTCCGGACGATCGCGTCATCACCGCCCCGCCGGACGGCCTGTCCGATGGCGATCAGGTCCGCGTCGTCGGCGCCGGCGCCAAGGGCAAGCCGGCCACCGCGTCGGAAAAGCAGGCGCCGAAGGGCTAG
- a CDS encoding acetyl-CoA acetyltransferase has translation MTDNTNIPEDRIPVIVGIGEIVDRPKEITEGLEPFDLLEQALRRAEADAGAKLLGEVQSLDVVNFLSWRYRDPEKLLAQRLGITPSHCHYGPVGGESPIRYIHEAAKRIARGECSVAAVCGAEAQSTATKAERAGAKLPWTPFAHDVEEPKRGAAFQKPLAVKLGVFRPVTVYPFYEAASSAHWGQTPREAMAESGTLWSRYSEAAAQNPNAWLKRRYAPDEITTPTADNRLIAWPYHKLMVANPSVNMGGALLLTSLARARAAGIAEDRLVYPLGGASAEEPRDYLLRDQFYESHPQNAVLKAAVDLAGGDGTAFEAIELYSCFPCVPKMARRTLGLSADVQPTVTGGLTFFGAPLNTYMTHAACAMVRRLRDGARLGLLYGQGGFVTKHHALVVSKAPPRAALAQETSVQEEADRNKRAVPNFVAEASGKGKVESFTVLYGRGGDVEHGVVMLRTEDDRRTLARIPAGDTATLAHLLNMDRTPVGSLGEIAMAGDGVPEWRVS, from the coding sequence ATGACCGACAATACCAACATCCCCGAAGACCGCATCCCCGTCATCGTCGGCATCGGCGAGATCGTCGACCGCCCCAAGGAGATCACCGAGGGCCTCGAGCCGTTCGATCTGCTCGAACAGGCGCTGCGGCGCGCCGAAGCGGATGCCGGGGCAAAGCTGCTCGGCGAGGTGCAGTCGCTCGACGTCGTCAACTTCCTGAGCTGGCGCTACCGCGACCCGGAGAAGCTGCTGGCGCAGCGACTCGGGATCACGCCTTCGCATTGCCATTACGGCCCGGTCGGCGGCGAGAGCCCGATCCGCTACATCCACGAGGCCGCAAAGCGCATCGCGCGCGGCGAATGCAGCGTTGCCGCGGTCTGCGGTGCGGAGGCGCAGTCGACCGCGACCAAGGCCGAGCGCGCAGGCGCAAAGCTGCCTTGGACGCCGTTCGCGCATGATGTCGAGGAGCCGAAGCGCGGCGCAGCGTTTCAGAAACCGCTGGCCGTGAAGCTTGGCGTGTTCCGGCCCGTCACGGTCTATCCGTTCTACGAGGCGGCCTCCTCCGCTCATTGGGGCCAGACGCCGCGCGAAGCGATGGCAGAATCGGGCACACTGTGGTCGCGCTATTCCGAGGCCGCCGCACAAAATCCAAACGCCTGGCTGAAGCGACGCTATGCGCCGGACGAGATCACGACGCCGACCGCGGACAACCGTCTCATCGCCTGGCCTTACCACAAGCTCATGGTCGCCAACCCCAGCGTCAACATGGGTGGCGCGCTGCTGCTCACCAGCCTTGCCAGGGCGCGCGCGGCGGGTATCGCCGAGGACAGACTGGTCTATCCGCTCGGCGGCGCCTCGGCGGAGGAGCCGCGCGACTATCTCCTGCGCGACCAGTTCTACGAGAGCCATCCGCAGAATGCGGTGCTGAAAGCCGCGGTGGACCTCGCCGGCGGCGACGGCACGGCATTCGAAGCGATCGAGCTCTATAGCTGCTTCCCCTGCGTGCCCAAGATGGCGCGGCGGACGCTGGGCCTTTCCGCCGACGTGCAGCCGACCGTGACCGGCGGCCTCACCTTCTTCGGCGCGCCGCTCAACACCTACATGACGCATGCGGCCTGCGCGATGGTGCGGCGCCTGCGCGATGGCGCCAGGCTCGGCCTGCTCTACGGCCAGGGCGGCTTCGTCACCAAGCATCATGCGCTGGTGGTTTCGAAGGCGCCGCCGCGCGCGGCGCTGGCGCAGGAGACGAGCGTGCAAGAAGAGGCCGACCGCAACAAGCGCGCGGTGCCGAATTTCGTCGCGGAAGCCTCGGGCAAGGGCAAGGTCGAGAGCTTTACGGTGCTCTACGGCCGCGGCGGGGATGTCGAGCACGGTGTGGTGATGCTGCGCACGGAAGATGACCGCCGCACGCTGGCACGGATTCCGGCGGGTGATACCGCGACGCTGGCGCATCTCCTCAACATGGATCGCACGCCGGTCGGCTCGCTTGGCGAGATCGCGATGGCCGGCGATGGCGTACCGGAGTGGCGGGTATCCTGA
- a CDS encoding nitronate monooxygenase — protein sequence MKSPICDMLGIEFPLLAFSHCRDVVAAVSRAGGFGVLGATVHTPDTLERELKWIDDHVDGKPYGIDVLIPENISTAGEKDVTWKSLEARVPQEHRNYTRDLLKKYDIELTTTEMADNQPQPFDGKTALQLLEVSFNHPIRLIANALGVPPKAMIEMGKKHGVPVAALVGAKEHALRQVAAGVDILVVQGTEAGGHCGEVSTMVLVPEVIKAIKKIRDVPVLAAGGIMTGRQMAACMAMGAAGAWTGSVWLATVEAETTEIFREKMIAASSRDAVRSKGRTGKPARQLRSVWTDAWDRAPESPGALPMPLQSIISRDAFNSIDRAAAAGNARARDLVSYFVGQGVGLIDSVKSAGAVVQEFKEEFAEAVEHMNELVAE from the coding sequence ATGAAATCGCCGATCTGCGACATGCTGGGCATCGAGTTCCCGCTGCTCGCCTTCAGCCATTGCCGCGACGTCGTCGCCGCCGTCAGCCGCGCCGGCGGCTTCGGCGTGTTAGGTGCCACCGTGCACACGCCTGATACGCTCGAACGCGAGCTGAAATGGATCGACGACCACGTCGACGGCAAGCCCTACGGCATCGACGTGCTGATCCCCGAGAACATCTCGACGGCGGGCGAGAAGGACGTCACCTGGAAGAGCCTGGAAGCGCGCGTGCCGCAAGAGCATCGCAACTACACGCGCGACCTCCTGAAGAAGTACGACATCGAGCTGACGACCACTGAAATGGCCGACAACCAGCCGCAGCCGTTCGACGGAAAGACGGCGCTTCAACTGCTCGAGGTCTCGTTCAATCATCCGATCAGGCTGATCGCGAACGCACTCGGCGTGCCGCCGAAAGCGATGATCGAGATGGGCAAGAAGCACGGCGTGCCGGTCGCAGCTCTCGTCGGCGCCAAGGAGCACGCGCTGCGCCAGGTCGCGGCCGGCGTCGATATCCTCGTGGTCCAGGGCACCGAGGCCGGCGGCCATTGCGGCGAGGTGTCGACCATGGTGCTGGTGCCGGAGGTGATCAAGGCAATCAAGAAGATCCGCGACGTGCCGGTGCTGGCGGCCGGCGGCATCATGACGGGACGGCAGATGGCGGCCTGCATGGCGATGGGCGCGGCCGGCGCCTGGACCGGCTCGGTGTGGCTCGCGACCGTGGAAGCCGAGACGACGGAAATCTTCCGCGAAAAGATGATCGCCGCGTCCTCGCGTGACGCGGTGCGCTCGAAGGGACGTACCGGAAAGCCCGCCCGGCAGCTCCGCTCGGTGTGGACCGATGCCTGGGACCGCGCGCCGGAGAGCCCCGGTGCGCTGCCGATGCCGCTGCAAAGCATCATCAGCCGCGACGCCTTCAATTCGATCGACCGCGCGGCGGCGGCTGGCAACGCCAGGGCGCGCGATCTCGTCAGCTACTTCGTCGGCCAGGGCGTCGGCCTGATCGACAGCGTGAAGTCGGCGGGCGCGGTGGTGCAGGAGTTCAAGGAAGAGTTTGCCGAGGCCGTCGAGCACATGAATGAGCTGGTGGCGGAGTAG
- a CDS encoding flavin-containing monooxygenase, whose amino-acid sequence MSPAQSSPAEASEAYDVVIVGAGFAGMYMLHRLRRLGFSARVYEQGGGVGGTWYWNRYPGARCDVESMQYSYSFSEELQQEWDWTERYAPQAEILKYANHVADRFDLRRDIQFDTRVERAVFDEQTNGWSVTISGGKTVEAKFVVLATGCLSNARKPDIKGLENFKGPVYHTGNWPHEPVDFTGLRVGLIGTGSSGIQSAPIIAEQAKHLTVFQRTANFSIPARNATLTDEERDAFRNNYSEIRRFAREVARNGIYAEQPDRGALDDSEDDRHARYGARWDRGGLTFMYAYNNLGLDLAANDTAADYVRGKITEIVKDASTAKLLQPNSHPIGTKRICIDTDYFATFNRPNVSLVDIKTNPIEEITANAVRVAGADHEVDALVMATGFDAMTGSVARIGIRGRGGRTPNQKWAEGPKTYLGLMSAGFPNLFIITGPGSPSVLSNMIVSIEQHVDWIADCLLHMRKQGLATMEADGGAEDKWVAHVNEVAHGTLYPQANSWYMGANIPGKPRIFMPYIGGVGVYRRICDEVAGKGYEGFVMTRAEQPRRVVTG is encoded by the coding sequence ATGTCGCCAGCGCAATCGAGTCCGGCCGAGGCCAGTGAAGCCTATGACGTGGTCATCGTCGGCGCCGGCTTTGCCGGCATGTACATGTTGCATCGGCTGCGCAGGCTTGGCTTCTCGGCGCGAGTCTACGAGCAGGGCGGCGGGGTCGGCGGCACCTGGTACTGGAATCGTTATCCGGGCGCGCGCTGCGATGTCGAGAGCATGCAATATTCCTACTCGTTCTCGGAGGAGCTCCAGCAGGAATGGGACTGGACCGAACGCTACGCGCCGCAGGCAGAGATCCTGAAATACGCCAACCATGTCGCGGATCGTTTCGATCTGCGCCGCGACATCCAGTTCGACACGCGCGTCGAGCGCGCTGTCTTCGATGAACAGACTAATGGCTGGTCGGTGACGATTTCCGGCGGAAAGACGGTCGAAGCGAAGTTCGTCGTGCTCGCCACCGGCTGCCTGTCGAACGCGCGCAAGCCCGACATCAAGGGTCTCGAAAACTTCAAAGGTCCCGTCTACCACACCGGCAACTGGCCGCACGAGCCCGTGGACTTCACGGGCCTGCGCGTTGGCCTCATCGGCACCGGTTCATCCGGCATCCAGTCGGCGCCCATCATTGCCGAGCAGGCAAAGCATCTCACCGTCTTCCAGCGCACCGCGAATTTCTCGATTCCCGCCCGCAACGCCACGCTGACCGATGAGGAACGCGATGCGTTCCGCAACAACTATTCGGAGATCCGTCGCTTCGCCCGCGAGGTCGCGCGCAACGGCATCTATGCCGAGCAGCCCGATCGCGGCGCTCTCGACGACAGCGAGGATGACAGGCACGCCAGATACGGGGCGCGTTGGGATCGCGGCGGGCTCACCTTCATGTACGCCTACAACAATCTCGGCCTGGATCTGGCCGCGAATGACACCGCCGCCGACTACGTGCGCGGCAAGATCACCGAGATCGTCAAGGACGCCAGCACTGCGAAATTGCTCCAGCCGAACAGCCATCCGATCGGCACCAAGCGCATCTGCATCGATACGGATTACTTCGCGACCTTCAACCGGCCGAATGTCTCATTGGTCGACATCAAGACCAATCCGATCGAGGAGATCACCGCGAACGCTGTCCGTGTCGCGGGGGCAGATCACGAGGTCGATGCGCTGGTGATGGCGACCGGCTTCGACGCCATGACCGGATCGGTCGCCCGGATCGGCATTCGCGGTCGCGGCGGGCGGACGCCGAACCAGAAATGGGCCGAGGGCCCCAAGACCTATCTCGGCCTGATGAGCGCAGGCTTTCCCAATCTCTTCATCATCACCGGGCCCGGCAGCCCGTCGGTGCTATCGAACATGATCGTGTCGATCGAGCAGCATGTCGACTGGATCGCCGACTGCCTCCTCCACATGCGCAAGCAAGGCCTCGCCACGATGGAGGCGGACGGAGGGGCGGAGGACAAGTGGGTCGCGCACGTCAACGAAGTTGCCCATGGCACGCTCTATCCGCAGGCCAATTCCTGGTACATGGGCGCCAACATCCCAGGCAAGCCGCGCATCTTCATGCCCTATATCGGCGGCGTCGGGGTCTACCGGCGGATCTGCGACGAGGTCGCGGGGAAGGGGTATGAGGGGTTCGTGATGACACGGGCGGAGCAGCCGCGCAGGGTGGTGACGGGTTAG
- the yghU gene encoding glutathione-dependent disulfide-bond oxidoreductase codes for MTDVPAYVPPKVWTWNKENGGQFASINRPIAGPTHDKELPVGRHPLQLYSLATPNGVKVTVMLEELLALGHKGAEYDAWLIRIGNGDQFGSGFVDINPNSKIPALMDRSGPEPVRVFESGSILFYLAEKFGAFLPKDIKTRTEAMSWLFWQMGSAPYLGGGFGHFYAYAPTKIEYAIDRFAMETKRQLDVLDRRLADNEYLAGSEYTIADIAVWPWYGALAKGLVYGAGEFLSVQDYKNVQRWTDEIAKRPAVKRGRMVNRVSGDPASQLHERHDASDFETKTQDKLAPAT; via the coding sequence ATGACTGACGTCCCCGCCTACGTGCCGCCCAAAGTCTGGACCTGGAACAAGGAGAATGGCGGGCAGTTCGCCAGCATCAACCGCCCGATCGCCGGCCCCACCCACGACAAGGAGCTGCCGGTCGGCCGCCATCCGCTCCAGCTCTATTCGCTGGCGACCCCGAACGGGGTGAAGGTCACGGTGATGCTGGAGGAGCTTCTGGCGCTCGGCCACAAGGGGGCCGAATACGACGCCTGGCTGATCAGGATCGGCAACGGCGACCAGTTCGGCAGCGGCTTCGTCGACATCAATCCGAACTCGAAAATCCCGGCGCTGATGGACCGCTCCGGCCCCGAGCCGGTCAGGGTGTTCGAGTCCGGCTCGATCCTGTTCTATCTCGCCGAGAAGTTCGGCGCCTTCCTGCCGAAGGACATCAAGACCCGCACCGAAGCGATGTCCTGGCTGTTCTGGCAGATGGGCAGCGCGCCGTACCTCGGCGGCGGCTTCGGCCATTTCTACGCCTACGCGCCGACCAAGATCGAATACGCCATCGACCGTTTTGCGATGGAAACCAAGCGCCAGCTCGACGTGCTCGACCGGCGCCTCGCCGACAACGAATATCTCGCGGGCAGCGAGTACACCATCGCCGACATCGCGGTGTGGCCCTGGTATGGCGCGCTCGCCAAGGGGCTGGTGTACGGCGCCGGCGAATTCCTCTCGGTGCAGGACTATAAGAACGTGCAGCGCTGGACCGACGAGATCGCCAAGCGTCCGGCCGTGAAGCGCGGCCGCATGGTCAACCGCGTCTCCGGCGACCCCGCCAGCCAGCTCCACGAGCGCCACGACGCATCCGATTTCGAAACCAAGACGCAGGACAAGCTCGCGCCGGCGACGTAG
- a CDS encoding acyl-CoA dehydrogenase family protein, with protein MTKHTYIPRTTNYTLNPGDELNDLRMSDQVRPLYDHVRKFIRDTVEPMSIEFAKAGESKEDRWSFTPKQLEVLEVAKNKAKKEGLWNFFLPDDETGQGLKNLDYAYIASELGKSPLASETMNCSAPDTGNMEVLERVGTKEQKEKWLKPLLNGEIRSAYVMTEPNVASSDAKNISTTAKLVGDEWVINGEKYYISGLGDPRCKILIVMVKTNPDAAPSKQQSQILVPRDTPGVEVLGPMYVFGQDHAPRGHMHMRFNNVRVPKENMLLGEGRGFEISQLRLGPGRIHHCMRTIGKAEKALDLMVQRGLTREAFGKKIAHLGGNMQIIAQARCEIEAMRLMVLKAAKAMDVLGNKEARVWVSMVKAMVPERACKIIDQAIQMHGATGISHWTPLAEMYQDVRHLRFADGPDEVHWMVVGRHELSMA; from the coding sequence ATGACAAAACACACCTACATTCCCCGCACCACCAACTACACGCTCAATCCGGGCGACGAGCTCAACGACCTCCGCATGTCGGACCAGGTTCGCCCGCTCTACGATCACGTCAGGAAGTTCATCCGCGACACCGTCGAGCCGATGTCGATCGAGTTCGCCAAGGCTGGCGAGAGCAAGGAAGACCGCTGGAGTTTTACGCCGAAGCAGCTCGAAGTACTCGAGGTCGCCAAGAACAAGGCCAAGAAGGAAGGCCTCTGGAACTTCTTCCTGCCCGATGACGAGACCGGCCAGGGCCTGAAGAATCTCGACTATGCCTATATCGCCTCCGAGCTCGGCAAGAGCCCGCTGGCCTCCGAGACGATGAACTGCTCGGCGCCCGACACCGGCAACATGGAGGTGCTGGAGCGCGTCGGCACCAAGGAGCAGAAGGAGAAGTGGCTGAAGCCGCTGCTCAACGGCGAGATCCGCTCGGCCTATGTCATGACCGAGCCGAACGTCGCCTCCTCCGACGCCAAGAACATCTCGACGACGGCCAAGCTCGTCGGCGACGAATGGGTCATCAACGGCGAGAAGTATTACATCTCCGGCCTAGGGGATCCCCGCTGCAAGATCCTCATCGTGATGGTGAAGACCAATCCGGATGCGGCGCCGAGCAAGCAGCAGTCGCAGATCCTGGTGCCGCGCGACACGCCCGGCGTCGAGGTGCTCGGACCCATGTACGTGTTCGGCCAGGACCACGCCCCGCGCGGCCACATGCACATGCGCTTCAACAATGTGCGCGTGCCGAAGGAGAACATGCTGCTCGGCGAAGGCCGCGGCTTCGAGATCTCGCAGCTCCGCCTCGGCCCGGGGCGCATCCATCACTGCATGCGCACCATCGGCAAGGCCGAGAAGGCGCTCGATCTGATGGTGCAGCGCGGCCTGACCCGCGAAGCCTTCGGCAAGAAGATCGCCCATCTCGGCGGCAACATGCAGATCATCGCGCAGGCGCGCTGCGAGATCGAGGCGATGCGGCTGATGGTGTTGAAGGCGGCGAAGGCCATGGACGTGCTCGGTAACAAGGAAGCCCGCGTCTGGGTCTCCATGGTGAAGGCCATGGTGCCAGAGCGCGCCTGCAAGATCATCGACCAGGCCATCCAGATGCACGGCGCCACCGGCATCTCGCACTGGACCCCGCTCGCCGAGATGTACCAGGACGTGCGCCACCTGCGCTTTGCCGACGGTCCGGACGAGGTGCACTGGATGGTCGTCGGCCGGCACGAGCTGAGCATGGCCTGA